A region of the Halostella limicola genome:
ACCCCGATAGCAATGGCCTCCGGCAGGATCAACCGGAATGCTCCCGGCCACTGTGGGCCGGGGGGTCTGGCGGGTACACTCGTAAGAGTGTACACCTATTGCGTGGTCCGTAATTCGGCGACCACCGCGCCGTCTGAACGGCCGGGTGTCACCGAACTACCAAGGCTAACATCAGATTCCATCGTGTACGGCGGACCGCAGGGGTGGAATCCTCATTTCCTGCCGCCCTCGACGGGCAGCATCTTCGTCACATCACATCGAATGGGGCATGTGCATAAAAGGCCGTCGAATCGAACGGCGTTCGATACGCGATACCACGAGTGACATTCGGTAGAGACCCCGTGACGCGGGCGCGGCCCCGTCCCGTGATTTCGCACACGTACGAATTAGTATACTTGCAGCCCGAACGAGCGGTAATCGGTGCCTGTCGGGGGCGCGACGCGCGTGTACGAACGTCGAACGATAGCGCTCAGCAGAGCCCGCCAACGACGCGTCTACCTCGTTTTCACTTGGGCGGGGGTCCCGTCGAAACCCGCGGACGGCAGGGTACCCGTTCGCATCGTTTCGCTGTCGTTTCACCTCCCGAACGTTTAACACACCGGGCGGTGAACCCCCGAAATCAGCCGATGTTTCCGGAGACGATCGAGACGGAACGGTTGCGCCTCGTGCGGTTTAGCCGCGACCGCGTCGATCTGGACGCGGTCCACGAGGCGCTTTCCCGCGACGAGCAGACCGAGCGCGAGCTGGCCCACGTGACCAAGTCGCCGGACGACACGCTGAAGGAGACGTGGGACCGGTTCGTCGAGGCGGAACGGCGGTGGGACGAGGGAGAGAAAGCCCGGTACGCCGTCTACCCTCGCGAGGGGGAGAACGGCGCAGGCGAGTTCGCCGGAATGGCGGCGCTCACGCCCCACTGGGACCGGCGGAGCGCCCGGTTCAGCCTCGTCCTCAAGGAGCGCTTCTGGGGGCGAGGGTACGCCGGCGAGCGCGCGATCGCGTTCATGCGGCTGGCGTTCGATCACCTTGACCTCGACCTCGTCTCGACGGGGTACTTCGAGGGGAACGAGAACTCGCGGAAGGCGATCGAGCGGTACGTCGACCGCGTCGGCGGTCAGTACGAGGGCCGCCTGCGAAACTGGGTGCCTCACGGCGACGAGGTGCTCGACCTCCACCGCTACACGGTCACGCGCGAGCAGTGGGAGCGGAACCGGCCGGACGACCGTGTGGTGTTCGGGGATGAGTGAACTCCTCCATCCAGACCGGAGCGCGCTGTTTCCGGAGGCGATCGAGACCGAGCGCTTGCGCATCGAGCGGCTCAGTCACGACACCGTGGACCTCCTGAAGTACTACCGGATCTGCTCGTCGGACGAGGGGATAGACGAGGTGACGCGGTACCTCTCCTGGGACCCCCACGAGTCGGTCCGCGAGACGAAGGAGTTCGTCGACATGGTCGAGCGCCAGTGGGAGAACGGGGAGAGCGCCGCCTATCTGCTTCGACCGCGTGGGTCGGAGGACGGGGCCGGCGACATCGCCGGCGGCGCCGGGATGACGTTCGACTGGGAACAGAAGACGGGCACCCTCGGCGTGTGGCTGCGAAAGCGTTTCTGGGGGCGGGGTTACTCCGGCGAGCGCGCGGCGGCGTTCGTGGAACTCGCCTTCGACCGGTTCGACCTCGACGTGGTCGCGGTCGAGCACCAGGCAGGAAACGAGAAGTCCCGGCGCGCGATCGAGAAGTACGTCGACAGGTTCGGAGGAACTTACGACGGTACCTTCCGTAACTGGGCCGTCAAAGCGGGCGAGGCGCGCGACCAGCGCCGCTACACGATCCGCAGAGAGGACTACCGCGAGGCGACGACGTAGCGGCAGCCGCGTCGGCCGACCGCGCTATCGAACGAGGGGAGCCGTCACAGCGAGCGGGCGACCATCTCGCCCCATTGCTCGAAGCCGTAACGGTCGTAGAACGCTTGCGCGCGGTCGTTCTTCGGGTCGACGTCGAGTACGATCCGATCGAGTGGCAGATCTTGCTCGCGGGCGGTCGACAGAACCGCCTCGATGAGGTCGTCGGCGACGCCCGTTCCGCGGTGGTCGGGGTCGACGTATATCTCGTTGAGGACGGCGGCGTCCCAGATCATCGACAGGCGCTCGGGCAGGAGGAAAGCGTAGCCCGCGAGGCCGTCGTCGGTCGACGCGACGGTCACGCAGTCCGGATCGCTGTCAGTGCAGCGCTCGACCCAGTCGAGGTACCGCACGCGGTAGTCGTCGGTGAGCTTGCCCTCGTAGGCGGCTTCCTTCTCCTCGCCGCCGGTGTTCGCGCCGAGGCCGCGCTCGAAGGCGCGCTTGAGTTCCCACAGGTCGCTCCCGTCGGTGTCGGGGTCGTAGGATCTGATTTCCATGCCTCCTCTTCGTCGCTCGTCCCTGTTTACTCGGCCGATTCTGATGGACCGTTCGGCACCAGTGCGAGGTGTCGACCGGCGTCTGGATGTTTCACTTTCGCCCCGCGTGGCGGACCAATAAGTACGCCATCGCCGAAGCGAAATCATGCAGTCACCGGTCGAAATCACCGACGAGGAGAAGTACTGGTTACGCAGTAGAGATGTCAGCGATTCGCCGATGATCGGCGGAGACGAGTACTTCACGGAACACAGCGTGGCGAGACCGAATGCGGTCACGGCGGATGACCTCCCGCCCGCTGACGACGCGGCGGTTCGTGAGATCGATCGGGAGGCGCTTGAACGGGGGAAGCTCATCGGTAAATGGCAGGTAACGGGGTCAGCGGAACGGATCGAGGAACTCTGGCCCGAACTGGTTGCCGACGCGGAGGCGGGAGTGGTCTGGGGAGCGAAGGCGATGACCGCGTTCGGACACGCGGAGTTGCCGATGTACGACGAGTACGTCTTGACCGTCTACACGCCGAACTACTTCGAGAAACGGGACGTCGACCGCGTCAGAGAGCACCTCCGTAACGAGTACGGCGTAACTCACGAGCTGTACTACAAACCCGACATCTACACGACGAAAGGGATCGTCGCGGAAACGGCCGAAGAGTTCGGGCTGTCAATCCCCGCGAGATACGTCGCATAGCCCGATTCGCAGGTTCGGTGGCGGTCGGACCCGTCACCCCTGCTGTCCCAGCAACCGCCCCGCGACCGCGACGAGGCTCGTCACGACGACGATCAGTTGGTCGCCGTTCGCGACGACCGGAAAGATGCGTTCGGGCGATCGCTCGCCGCCGGCGTCGGCGCCCGCGCTCCCCGGTTGGGGGTCGACGCCGGTGTAGAACTGCGTCTCCCGGGTCGTCCCGCGCGCCGACTCTTCGAGGTCGACGAACGTCTGAACGATCCCCCGGTCGGTCGAGTAGTACAGTTCGCCGTCGAACGCGTAGAACTGGTCGTGCAGCGGGTATAACAGGTTCGCGCCGTTGAACGTCAGGTCCGGGCCGATACCGGCGAACGTCACGGCCGCGACGGCCGTCCAGGCGACGCGGCTCCCGTAGGTGCCCCACTTGGAGCGGAGTCGCGACTCCCGGCGGATCCGGGTGTCGTAGTACAGCAGCGCCGCGGCCGCGCCCGGGAGGAGGAGCGTGTGAAACGCCGCGCGGTGCGCGCCGATGACGTACCACCCCAGGAAGACGTCGAGGTCGATAAGGGCCGTCGCACCCGCGGCGACGGCGACGGCGCGGGCGTCGAACTCGTCGCCGAGGAGGGCGGCGGCGACGAGCCCGGCCAGCGCCGCGTGGAAGACGGTCGATGGCATGTCCGAAACGGACGGTCCGCGGACCTATCAGCGTTCGCGTGTCTTCGACGGGCGTCGAACTCTCGTTTCGGTAGTTCTAATACCCGCAGTTCCGACCTGCGGACCATGGATGGGACGGACGGGCCGCGACGCGACCTCGCGGAGAAGATCGCCGGCGAGATCACGCTGAGCGACGACCCCGGGGCCACGCTACGGAAGTGGCGCACCGACTTCGACGTCTCGCAGACGGACCTCGCGGAGGAACTCGACGTCTCGTCGTCGGTCATCAGCGACTACGAGAGCGGACGCCGGGAGAGCCCCGGGATCGGCGTCATTGAGCGTGTGGTCACCGGCCTGCTCGACATCGACGAGCGCCGCGGCGGCGGGCGCATCCGGCAGTACGCTCGGGTCCTCTCCGCGGGGTTCGAGAGCGAAATCGTCCAGGACCTCCGCGAGTACTCGACGATGATCCCGATGGAGCGCTTCTACGACGCCGTCGGGGCGACCGAACTCGTCCGCGGCACGCAGGACCGCATCAGCGGACACACGGTCATCGACTCCATCGGGGCGATAACCACTCTCTCCAGCGAGGAGTTCTACCGCCTCTACGGTCAGAGCACGAACCGCGCGCTCGTGTTCACGGGGATCACCCGCGGCGAGTCGCCGCTGGTCGCCATGCGCGTCGTCAACCCGACGCCAAACGCCGTCGTCCTCCACGGCATCACCGAAGAGGAACTGTGGGAGCACGCGCCCGACCTCGCCACCATCGACGACTTCTCGCTCGCCGTGACGGACATGGACCTCGACGCGATGCTCGACGCGATGCGGGAGCTCCCGTAGCGCCGTCGTTCGTCCCGCCGGTCGCTCCGTTGTGGACTCCCCGGCGAACGGAGTCTGTCTGCGCGGGACACGGAGATCGCGCCGAGTTACCGCTCCGCGCCGACCCCTATCTCGGCGTCGTACTGCGAGAAGAACCGGCCCATGAACTCCCACCGGGACTCTCCGAGTCGGCGGCCGGGAACGGTGTACAGCGCGTCGAGTCGCTCCCGCGCCCACTCTCGGAGCAGCGTGACGTCGGGACGGTCCGCGGACTCCGCCGAGTTATCGAGGACGGCGTAGCTCTCGCCTGCCCTCCCCGACCGTTCACCGACGATACAGGCCATGCGAACGATACCGACCGCCCCCGTCGCGTCCAGCTTGTCCGCGTCGAAGAGGAACTTCGCCGCCGGGGCCTCGGGCTCCGGAGAGCTGGACCGGATGCTGTGGGCTCGGATGCAGCGCGTCACGGCGTCGACCCTGTCGGGGTCCACGCCCTCGGTTTCGAGTAAGTCCGCCGCTTCCGTCGCAGCCCACCTGTCGTGGTCGTCGATCGCACCCGTTCGCTCCAGCGGCCGACCGATATCGTGCAGCCAGGCTGCGGCGGACAGAACGCCCTCGTCGACGCGGGCGTCCGACTCGTTCGCCAACCGGACCGCCAGATCGCGGACCCGCTTCGCGTGGAAGCGGTCGTGTGCCGGGAGGGCGGGTTCGTAGTACGGCTCCGACAGCTCTCGGGCGAGGGGTCCTAATTCCCGTTCCATTGATGGCGTAAGAAGCCATTATCGGACGGTATAACGATTGCGAGATCCTTCGTGGCGGAGGACCGAGCACGCCGTCCGGTCGAACGGGTCCGCGTGCTCGCCGACCGTCGACAAAAACCCGAGAAACCGCGTCCGTCGGCGACCGCGCTACTCGACGTACTCGTACTGGCGCTCGCCCATGCGGCCCCAGCCGGTGAAGGCGAACTCGCCCTCGGGGACGGTGAGCGGGTCGACGTCGGTGTCTTTCTCGTGGTTGTGGGCGTCGTGGATCTCCTCGTACTCCTCGAAGGCGAGGTCGTAGCGGTCGGCGAGCTGCTCGTCGACGTCGAACGCGCGCACCTCGTCCTCCCAGCCGTCGACGACCGTCTCGGCGTGGATCTCGGCCTGCGCGCCGCTCCCGTAGGAGCCGACGAGCAGGCGTTGCCCGGCGAGGTCGACGTCGTTCTCGAGCGCGTGCTGGAGCGCGCTAGCGCGTGCGACGTGGACGGAGCCGGTGTACCAGTTCCCGACTTCCCGAGAGATGGTGAGCGTCGGCTCGATCGTGTTGCCGTACCACTCGCGGTACGCGTCGGTCTCCTTCAGCGCGTCCATGTACTCGCGGACGGCGTCCTCGTAGGCCTCGTCGTCGTCGAACGCCTCGCGGCGGGGCTGGCGGCCGATCTCCTCGGCGAGGTCGTCCTCGACGGGAGTATCGCGGATCATGTGGCGATAGCCCAGCAGCCCGGCCTTGCGGACCATGCCCGGGAACGGCGTGTGGAACGGGATGTACGCGTAGTCGTCGGGGTGCGTGTCGCCGGCGACGCTCTCGAAGTCCTCCAGCGCCTCGCGCATGCGTGCGAGGTACACCTGCATCGAGCGCTTGCCGTCGACGCTCGGGAACTGCTGCTGTGGCTTGAGGAAGTCGGTCTCGTCGGCGCTGCCGTACCCCTGCTCCGTGCTGATCTCGACGACCGACGGGTCTTCGTCGATGAGCATGGCGACCGCGCCGGCCCCCTGGGTCGCCTCGCCGGGGTCGTCGCGGGCGTACAGCGCGGTGTCGGTCGCGATGACCAGCGCCGCGCGGCCGCGGTTGCGCCCCGCGCGGATCCAGTTGTACGCGTCGTCGACCGCCTGCGTCGCGGCGACGCAGGCGAACTTCCGCTCGCCCTTGTTCGCGTGGTGGAAGTCACCGTCGTACACCTGCTCCAGACAGCCCGCGACGTACGTCGAAACGGGCTTGGAGTTGTCGAACGCGCTCTCGGTCGCGACGTCGATGCGGCCGACGTCCTCGGGGACCAGCCCCTTGCGCTCCATCAGGCGGTGGGCGGCGTTGGCCGCCATCGTCACGATGTCCTCGTAGCTGTCCGGGAACGAGCTCGCGTTCAGTCCGAGGCCCTTCGTGTACTTCCCCGGGTCCTCGTCCTTCGCCGGCGCGAAGGTGCCGGGGAGGTCGAGTTTCAGGCTCCCCGTTCGGATCTCGATGGCGTCGATGCCGACTGAAGTCATACGCCGACCAACGGGGGGACCGTATAAGTTATTGTCGTCTATGAGTTCGACGGACGTCGAAGGAAGCGTTACGAGACGGTGAGCGTTTTTGTCACCGTGTACCGTTGACCGTCGTACGTGTAGTGGACTGTGACGGTGATCGTCTCGCCCGTCATCGATTCGACGTTCACTTTGTTGTCACGACCGTCGCTGTCGAATTCCGCGAGTTGGATCGAAGCGTTCGTTCCGCTGGAGACGGTCGCCGCGTTGCCGAGTGTCATCGCCGTTCCGATCGGGTAACTCGCTGCGTCAGCGACGGCGTCGACGGTGCCTGTCTCGCCGACATCGACCTCCACTTCGCCATTCGAGCCGTAGGCGCTGTCCTCCAGTTCGACGACCTTACCGTTGCTAGTGCTATTAAGGGTCACGTCGGTCACGTCGACCGCTCCACCCCGGTTGTTCCCGATGCTGAAGGTGACGACGGAGTTCTTGTTCTTGCTCCCCGACGACGCGGTGGCGTCGGCGTTGATGACCACTTCGCCCGTGACGTTCACCTGCTTCACGACCGAGTCAGACAGGCCCTGTTGGTCGTAGACGGTGTGGTTCACGTCGTACGTGCCGCCGGTGGAGTACGTGTGCGTGGTGTTCTCGCCAGTGGCGTCGACGGTGCCGTCGCCGTCGAAGTCCCACTCGTATCCAGTCACGCCACTGTCGTCGGTCGCGGTCGAGTTGAACACGCAGTCGCGACCCGTGCACGAGTACGTGAAGTCGGCCGTCGGCGGACTGTTGGACGACACGGAGACGACCTTCGACGCCGTATCCGTCGCGCCGTCGTCGTCGGTGACGGTGAGGTTCACCGTGTAATCGCCGCCGCTGCTGTAGGTGTGGTTCACCGTCTCGCCCGTCGCCGTGGTCCCGTCGCCGAACTCCCAGTCGTAGGACTGGACGTTGCCGTCGGGGTCACTGGCGTTCGACGCGTCGAACTGGCAGGTGTCGCCGTTACAGTCCGCCGTGAACGTCGCGTTCGGCGCTTGATTCGAAACGGTGACGGTGTCGCTGTAACTGTCGGTGGACCCGTTGCCGTCTTCGACAGTCAGCGTCACTGTGTACGTGCCGTCGTCGGCGTAACTATGGTCGGGGTTTTGCGCCGTCGAACTCGTACCGTCGCCGAAGCTCCATGACCACGAGACGATCGATCCGTCGGGATCGCTCGATTGGTCCGTGAAGTTCACGACGTCCGCGGTCGAGGGGCTCGACGGCGAATACGTGAAGTCGGCTGTCGGCGGAGAATTCGTCCCGCCGCTAACGTTCTCAACCGCGACGTCGATCCGGTCGCTGCTCCCGCTACTGAGGACGTACACGCTGACGGTGCCGTTCGCACTCGCGGTCAGGTTCGTCCAGACCCGCCCGTCGCCCGTGTCAGACGTACTCGACGGGTCGACCGTGGCAACATTGCTGTCGTTCACCCGGAAGTCGACGTCGACGTTGTCAATCTGGTCATTCGCGATCCCAGTCAGAGCCATCACGTTGTCGTCGCTCGCACCGACGTCCCAGGTACACTGCTCGTCCGTACAGTTACGTAGGTCCAGTCCGACGTTCGAGGAGTTAAGTTCCGGGTCCTGCCAGTCGATGCTGTACGCACTTCCGCTGCCACCGCTGGGAACGGTTATCGTCACGTTGTCGGCCTCACTGTGTCCGATCGAGAATTTGACCGTGTCGCCGCTGTTAGCTTCGTAACTGACGCGTCCATCAGAACCGCTCTCCTTCGTCGCCGTTTCAGTACCGTCCACGTACACCGTGACGTTCGCTCCGCCCACCGGGTTGTTGTACCGGTCGCGCACCTCCGCGGAGGCTGTTGTTCCTTGTAGCATCGGGTCGGCGAGGTATAGCTCGTCGGTGGAGTCGCTCGCCCCCGATCCGACACCGACTTTCGCTATCCGGAGGTCGTACGTCCGGCTCTGATTAAGTGAGATCGTCAGCAACGCGAACTCGCCGGGTCCGTCGGGGTCATAATCGATACCGACGACGTTCCCATCGTCGAATTCGTCGGATAGCGTCTCGTTCCACGTGCTCCTGTTGAGCCGCGTCGCGACGGTGACGTTGATCGGTGCGCTGTCGTTGCGCACCGTGACCGTGTTCGTCGACGCACTCACGGGGTCGGCCGTCACCGACGCGGCCCCCATCCCGTTCTCCGAGAGGTTCCCGTCGATGGTGACTAGCGTTATCTCGTCGCCGCTGACGAGGCTCTGGTCGGTGATAGTCAGGTTCGCGTTGCGGAACTGGTTGTACAGGAGGGAGTGCTCGTACACCGTCGTCGGCGGGTTCTCGTACTCGTGGTAGTTGGGTCGATAGACGATCGCGCCGGTCTCGAACGCGCGAGTGGACCCGTTCCAGAAGTCCTGTACCTCCGCGTCCGTCGCGTTCGCGTTCTCGATGCTGACGTTCACGCGCTCCTCGTTCGTCCCGACGGTTCGCAGGGACCCGTACGGCGGCCCGGGGTTGACGAACAGCGTGCGCGAGGGGTACGTCGTGCCGAGGTCGACGGTGACCGAGCCTCCGCCGCCGCGGGGCACCGACACGACCGAGTTTCGCAGGTCCTGCATCTGGCCCTGCACCTCCTGGTTGTGGTTGAACTCGACGCCCTTGTTCTGGTCGGGGACGACGGTGGCCTGATACGTCGCCATCGAGATGATGAGGATACCGAAGAGAAGCACCGCTCCGACCTGCATCGCCGCGGCGCGCTCGTCGTCCCCGAACTGCATACCCGCCCCTAGCAATGGAGCTGTAAAAACCCTTGCTGCCGAGACAGGTCAGTACGAGGAGTTAACTCTCGTCCTCTTCCTCGACGACCTCGGGGTCGCTCATGGCGCTCTGGAGGCTGTCGAGCCCGTTCACCCACTCGGTGACGAGTCCGTAGTCGACCTCCTCGGCGATCGAGATGTCGAGCTCCTCGCCGTCGATGATGAGGGTGCCGGCCTGGGCGACGTAGCCCAGCGCGGCGTCCACGTCCTCCTCGGCCTCGGCGTCCGCGGCCGCGCGGACGTACTCCTCGACGCTCGCCCCCTCGGCGGGACCGTCGGCGACGAACTCCTCCGCGGCGTAGAACACGCAGACGAGGCTCGTCTGGACGCCGTCGATGAGCATCAGCTTCTCCTCGTCATCGAACTCGACCTCGCTCAGGACGATGTCGCGGATGTCGGCGATCTCCTCGAGGGCCTCCTCCTCGCTGAGGGTGCCGTCGTCGTACGCGGCGACGACCTTCGCGACGGCGATGGCCGCGTCGTCCTGCAGGTTGAGCAGCAGGCGGGCGGAGTCCTCGTCCTCGGGGTCGATCTCCTCGTCTTTGATGCGGTCTACCCAGTTCTGCCAGCGGTCCTCGGAGTAGAACTCCTGCGGGGGCTCGCTCATACTTGAGGGTACATTGGCCGCCTGAAATGCCTTTCTCTCTCAGCGGTGTGTCGGACGGCGGGCAACAAAATTCGGCGATCGGCGTTTCTCGTCGTCACGCGCCGCTTCGCTCCGCCTTAGTCGCCGTCGAGCGTCGCCTCCGTGTCGATTCCGTACACGCGCTTCGGCGTCTCGACGTGGGCGCGCCGGACGGCGTCGTCGTACCCCTCCTCCAGCAGCCAGCGCACCCGGCGGGGGACGGTCCGGGGCCCCATCACCGCGCCCGGGCGGTCCGGGTCGTCGACGTAGTCCGTCTCCATCAGGAACGGGGCGCCGGACTCGGCGGCGACCTCCAGACGGTCCTTCTCGCTCATCACGCTCGGCGTCGGCCCGGCCAGCCGTCCCGCGGCGTAGTGCTTCACG
Encoded here:
- a CDS encoding GNAT family N-acetyltransferase, translated to MNPRNQPMFPETIETERLRLVRFSRDRVDLDAVHEALSRDEQTERELAHVTKSPDDTLKETWDRFVEAERRWDEGEKARYAVYPREGENGAGEFAGMAALTPHWDRRSARFSLVLKERFWGRGYAGERAIAFMRLAFDHLDLDLVSTGYFEGNENSRKAIERYVDRVGGQYEGRLRNWVPHGDEVLDLHRYTVTREQWERNRPDDRVVFGDE
- a CDS encoding GNAT family N-acetyltransferase, giving the protein MFPEAIETERLRIERLSHDTVDLLKYYRICSSDEGIDEVTRYLSWDPHESVRETKEFVDMVERQWENGESAAYLLRPRGSEDGAGDIAGGAGMTFDWEQKTGTLGVWLRKRFWGRGYSGERAAAFVELAFDRFDLDVVAVEHQAGNEKSRRAIEKYVDRFGGTYDGTFRNWAVKAGEARDQRRYTIRREDYREATT
- a CDS encoding GNAT family N-acetyltransferase; translated protein: MEIRSYDPDTDGSDLWELKRAFERGLGANTGGEEKEAAYEGKLTDDYRVRYLDWVERCTDSDPDCVTVASTDDGLAGYAFLLPERLSMIWDAAVLNEIYVDPDHRGTGVADDLIEAVLSTAREQDLPLDRIVLDVDPKNDRAQAFYDRYGFEQWGEMVARSL
- a CDS encoding putative phosphothreonine lyase domain-containing protein, whose product is MQSPVEITDEEKYWLRSRDVSDSPMIGGDEYFTEHSVARPNAVTADDLPPADDAAVREIDREALERGKLIGKWQVTGSAERIEELWPELVADAEAGVVWGAKAMTAFGHAELPMYDEYVLTVYTPNYFEKRDVDRVREHLRNEYGVTHELYYKPDIYTTKGIVAETAEEFGLSIPARYVA
- a CDS encoding metal-dependent hydrolase, giving the protein MPSTVFHAALAGLVAAALLGDEFDARAVAVAAGATALIDLDVFLGWYVIGAHRAAFHTLLLPGAAAALLYYDTRIRRESRLRSKWGTYGSRVAWTAVAAVTFAGIGPDLTFNGANLLYPLHDQFYAFDGELYYSTDRGIVQTFVDLEESARGTTRETQFYTGVDPQPGSAGADAGGERSPERIFPVVANGDQLIVVVTSLVAVAGRLLGQQG
- a CDS encoding helix-turn-helix domain-containing protein, giving the protein MDGTDGPRRDLAEKIAGEITLSDDPGATLRKWRTDFDVSQTDLAEELDVSSSVISDYESGRRESPGIGVIERVVTGLLDIDERRGGGRIRQYARVLSAGFESEIVQDLREYSTMIPMERFYDAVGATELVRGTQDRISGHTVIDSIGAITTLSSEEFYRLYGQSTNRALVFTGITRGESPLVAMRVVNPTPNAVVLHGITEEELWEHAPDLATIDDFSLAVTDMDLDAMLDAMRELP
- a CDS encoding HD domain-containing protein; its protein translation is MERELGPLARELSEPYYEPALPAHDRFHAKRVRDLAVRLANESDARVDEGVLSAAAWLHDIGRPLERTGAIDDHDRWAATEAADLLETEGVDPDRVDAVTRCIRAHSIRSSSPEPEAPAAKFLFDADKLDATGAVGIVRMACIVGERSGRAGESYAVLDNSAESADRPDVTLLREWARERLDALYTVPGRRLGESRWEFMGRFFSQYDAEIGVGAER
- the hmgB gene encoding hydroxymethylglutaryl-CoA synthase → MTSVGIDAIEIRTGSLKLDLPGTFAPAKDEDPGKYTKGLGLNASSFPDSYEDIVTMAANAAHRLMERKGLVPEDVGRIDVATESAFDNSKPVSTYVAGCLEQVYDGDFHHANKGERKFACVAATQAVDDAYNWIRAGRNRGRAALVIATDTALYARDDPGEATQGAGAVAMLIDEDPSVVEISTEQGYGSADETDFLKPQQQFPSVDGKRSMQVYLARMREALEDFESVAGDTHPDDYAYIPFHTPFPGMVRKAGLLGYRHMIRDTPVEDDLAEEIGRQPRREAFDDDEAYEDAVREYMDALKETDAYREWYGNTIEPTLTISREVGNWYTGSVHVARASALQHALENDVDLAGQRLLVGSYGSGAQAEIHAETVVDGWEDEVRAFDVDEQLADRYDLAFEEYEEIHDAHNHEKDTDVDPLTVPEGEFAFTGWGRMGERQYEYVE
- a CDS encoding PKD domain-containing protein yields the protein MQFGDDERAAAMQVGAVLLFGILIISMATYQATVVPDQNKGVEFNHNQEVQGQMQDLRNSVVSVPRGGGGSVTVDLGTTYPSRTLFVNPGPPYGSLRTVGTNEERVNVSIENANATDAEVQDFWNGSTRAFETGAIVYRPNYHEYENPPTTVYEHSLLYNQFRNANLTITDQSLVSGDEITLVTIDGNLSENGMGAASVTADPVSASTNTVTVRNDSAPINVTVATRLNRSTWNETLSDEFDDGNVVGIDYDPDGPGEFALLTISLNQSRTYDLRIAKVGVGSGASDSTDELYLADPMLQGTTASAEVRDRYNNPVGGANVTVYVDGTETATKESGSDGRVSYEANSGDTVKFSIGHSEADNVTITVPSGGSGSAYSIDWQDPELNSSNVGLDLRNCTDEQCTWDVGASDDNVMALTGIANDQIDNVDVDFRVNDSNVATVDPSSTSDTGDGRVWTNLTASANGTVSVYVLSSGSSDRIDVAVENVSGGTNSPPTADFTYSPSSPSTADVVNFTDQSSDPDGSIVSWSWSFGDGTSSTAQNPDHSYADDGTYTVTLTVEDGNGSTDSYSDTVTVSNQAPNATFTADCNGDTCQFDASNASDPDGNVQSYDWEFGDGTTATGETVNHTYSSGGDYTVNLTVTDDDGATDTASKVVSVSSNSPPTADFTYSCTGRDCVFNSTATDDSGVTGYEWDFDGDGTVDATGENTTHTYSTGGTYDVNHTVYDQQGLSDSVVKQVNVTGEVVINADATASSGSKNKNSVVTFSIGNNRGGAVDVTDVTLNSTSNGKVVELEDSAYGSNGEVEVDVGETGTVDAVADAASYPIGTAMTLGNAATVSSGTNASIQLAEFDSDGRDNKVNVESMTGETITVTVHYTYDGQRYTVTKTLTVS
- a CDS encoding DUF2150 family protein yields the protein MSEPPQEFYSEDRWQNWVDRIKDEEIDPEDEDSARLLLNLQDDAAIAVAKVVAAYDDGTLSEEEALEEIADIRDIVLSEVEFDDEEKLMLIDGVQTSLVCVFYAAEEFVADGPAEGASVEEYVRAAADAEAEEDVDAALGYVAQAGTLIIDGEELDISIAEEVDYGLVTEWVNGLDSLQSAMSDPEVVEEEDES